In Acropora palmata chromosome 7, jaAcrPala1.3, whole genome shotgun sequence, one genomic interval encodes:
- the LOC141887022 gene encoding uncharacterized protein LOC141887022: MTDKDGHERVYKAIQYHKKRLKIAKEIGDRAGEGRAYGNLGNAYQSLGDYQKAIEYHEKRLKIAREISDRAGEGGAYGNLGNAYQSLGDYQKAIEYHEKDLKIAKEISDRAGEGGAYGNLGNAYQSLGDYQKAIQYHEKHLKIAKEIRDRAGEGRAYGNLGNAYKSLGDYQKAIEYHEKDLKIAKEIDDRAGEGGAYGNLGNAYKSLGDYQKAIEYHEKDLKIAKEIGDRAGEGGAYGNLGNAYQSLGDYQKAIEYHEKDLKIAKEIGDRAGEGRAYGNLGNAYQSLGDYQKAIEYHEKHLKIAKEIGDRAGEGRAYGNLGNAYQSMGDYQKAIEYHEKRLKIAKEIGDRAGEGRAYGNLGNAYKSLGDYQKAIEYHEKHLKIAKEIGDRAGEGRAYGNLGNAYQSLGDYQKAIEYHEKHFKIAKDIGDRAGEGRAYGNLGNAYQSLGDYQKAIEYHEKHFKIAKDIGDRAGEGRAYGNLGNAYQSMGDYQKAIEYHEKRLKLAKEIGDRAGEGRAYGNLGNAYQSLSDYQKAIEYHEKHLKIAKEISGRAGEGRAYGNLGNAYQSLGDYQKAIEYHEKDLKIAKEIRDRAGEGRAYGNLGNAYKSLGDYQKAIEYHEKHLKIAKEIGDRAGEGGAYGNLGNAYQSLGDYQKAIECHEKDLKIAKEIGDRAGEGGAYGNLGNAYQSLGDYQKAIEYHEKDLKIAKEIGDRAGEGGAYGNLGNAYQSLGDYQKAIDYHEKDLKIAKEIGDRAGEGRAYGNLGNPYQSMGDYEKAIEYHEERLKIAKEIGDRAGEGRAYGNLGNAYQSMGDYEKAIEYHEERLKIAKEIGDRAGEGRAYGNLGNAYQSLGDYQKAIEYHEKHLKIAKEISGRAGEGRAYGNLGNAYQSLGDYQKAIEYHEKDLKIAKEIGDRAGEGRAYGNLGNAYQSLGDYQKAIEYHEKDLKIAKEIGDRAGEGRAYGNLGNAYQSLGDYQKAIEYHEKRLKIAREISDRAGEGGAYGNLGNAYQSLGDYQKAIEYHEKDFKIAKEISDRAGEGGAYGNLGNAYQSLGDYQKAIEYHEKHLKIAKEIRDRAGEGRAYGNLGNAYKSLGDYQKAIEYHEKDLKIAKEIDDRAGEGGAYGNLGNAYQSMGDYQKAIEYHEKRLKIAKEIGDRAGEGRAYGNLGNAYKSLGDYQKAIEYHEKHLKIAKEIGDRAGRGRAYGNLGNAYQSLGDYQKAIEYHEKHFKIAKDIGDRAGEGRAYGNLGNAYQSLGDYQKAIEYHEKHFKIAKDIGDRAGEGRAYGNLGNAYQSMGDYQKAIEYHEKRLKLAKEIGDRAGEGRAYGNLGNAYQSLSDYQKAIEYHEKHLKIAKEISGRAGEGGAYGNLGNAYQSLGDYQKAIEYHEKDLKIAKEIRDRAGEGGAYGNLGNAYKSLGDYQKAIEYHEKHLKIAKEIGDRAGEGGAYGNLGNAYQSLGDYQKAIECHEKDLKIAKEIGDRAGEGGAYGNLGNAYQSLGDYQKAIEYHEKDLKIAKEIGDRAGEGGAYGNLGNAYQSLGDYQKAIDYHEKDLKIAKEIGDRAGEGGAYGNLGNAYQTMGDYQKAIEYHEKRLKIAKEIGDRAGEGRAYGNLGNAYQSMGDYEKAIEYHEERLKIAKEIGDRAGEGRAYGNLGNAYQSLGDYQKAIEYHEKHLKIGKEISGRAGEGRAYGNLGNAYQSLGDYQKAIEYHEKDLKIAKEIGDRAGEGRAYGNLGNAYKSLGDYQKAIEYHEKDLKIAKEIGDRAGEGGAYGNLGNAYQSLGDYQKAIECHEKDLKIAKEIGDRAGEGGAYGNLGNAYQSLGDYQKAIEYHEKHLKIAKEIGDRAGEGRAYGNLGNAYQSMGDYQKAIEYHEKRLKIAKEIGDRAGEGRAYGNLGNAYKSLGDYQKAIEYHEKHLKIAKVIRDRAGEGGAYGNLGNAYQSLGDYQKAIEYHEKHFKIAKDIGDRAGEGGAYGNIGNAYQSLGDYQKAIEYHEKRLKTAKEIGDRAGEGRAYGNLGNAYQPLGDYQKAIEYHEKDLKIAKEIGDRDGEGIAFHNIGIGFFSLGHFGNAADNFGSAVDAFNGVRACLKSKDDWKTNFRELYETTNTFLWKSLLRLEKLDEALFAAERGRAQTLTDNLLIQYKLPASKLAATIHLKEIVSRFFTELSSPTLFLAIEALTINIWLLRRGKKVTFRKGKLEGDRTDKFPVRALLQSCLEKIGTDVRVRCEDRSFDELTRDCPFSREVCEEVKKSFQSLDNPFKVFYDGIIGPIVDMLGPQDDEMVIVPDGALCFTPWAAVNESIRIRTVPSLTSYQLILNVPEGHHKKTGALLVGNPCLKDLKGVWHDLPCAQKEVESIASILNTTPLVGRQATKAEVMKQMSSVGLIHIAAHGNELTGEIALSPNPGWTSQFPQEEDFILKMSDVQVANIRARLVVLSCCHSGRGRMLKGEGVVGIARAFLAAGARSVLVALWAIDDEATMVFMKSFYQHLKEGKTASVAVHQSIKCLRESKEFSEMRHWAPFQLIGDDVKIEFKVDDDVKE, encoded by the coding sequence ATGACTGACAAAGACGGACATGAGAGGGTCTACAAAGCCATTCAGTATCAtaaaaaacgtttgaaaattgcaaaagaaatcggtgatcgggccggagaaggaagagcttatggaaatctcggtaatgcttaccagtcactgggtgactatcaaaaagccatcgagtatcatgaaaaacgtttgaaaattgcaagagaaatcagtgatcgggccggagaaggaggagcttatggaaatctcggtaatgcttaccagtcactgggtgactatcaaaaagccatcgagtatcatgaaaaagatttgaaaattgcaaaagaaatcagtgatcgggccggagaaggaggagcttatggaaatctcggtaatgcttaccagtcactgggtgactatcaaaaagccatccagtatcatgaaaaacatttgaaaattgcaaaagaaatccgtgatcgggcaggagaaggacgagcttatggaaatctcggtaatgcttacaagtcactgggtgactatcaaaaagccatcgagtatcatgaaaaagatttgaaaattgcaaaagaaatcgatgatcgggccggagaaggaggagcttatggaaatctcggtaatgcttacaagtcactgggtgactatcaaaaagccatcgagtatcatgaaaaagatttgaaaattgcaaaagaaatcggtgatcgggccggagaaggaggagcttatggaaatctcggtaatgcttaccagtcactgggtgactatcaaaaagccatcgagtatcatgaaaaagatttgaaaattgcaaaagaaatcggtgatcgggccggagaaggaagagcttatggaaatctcggtaatgcttaccagtcactgggtgactatcaaaaagccatcgagtatcatgaaaaacatttgaaaattgcaaaagaaatcggtgatcgggccggagaaggtcgagcttatggaaatcttggtaatgcttaccagtcaatGGGTGACTACCAAAAAGcaatcgagtatcatgaaaaacgtttgaaaattgcaaaagaaatcggtgatcgggccggagaaggaagagcttatggaaatctcggtaatgcttacaagtcactgggtgactatcaaaaagccatcgagtatcatgaaaaacatttgaaaattgcaaaagaaatcggtgatcgggccggagaaggaagagcttatggaaatctcggtaatgcttaccagtcactgggtgactatcaaaaagccatcgagtatcatgaaaaacatttcaaaattgcaaaagacatcggtgatcgggccggagaaggacgagcttatggaaatcttggtaatgcttaccagtcactgggtgactatcaaaaagccatcgagtatcatgaaaaacatttcaaaattgcaaaagacatcggtgatcgggccggagaaggacgagcttatggaaatctcggtaatgcttaccagtcaatgggtgactatcaaaaagcaatCGAGTATCacgaaaaacgtttgaaacttgcaaaagaaatcggtgatcgggccggagaaggacgagcttatggaaatctcggcaatgcttaccagtcacttagtgactatcaaaaagccatcgagtatcatgaaaaacatttgaaaattgcaaaagaaatcagtggTCGGGcaggagaaggacgagcttatggaaatcttggtaatgcttaccagtcactgggtgactatcaaaaagccatcgagtatcatgagaaAGATTTGAagattgcaaaagaaatccgtgatcgggccggagaaggaagagcttatggaaatctcggtaatgcttacaagtcactgggtgactatcaaaaagccatcgagtatcatgaaaaacatttgaaaattgcaaaagaaatcggtgatcgggccggagaaggaggagcttatggaaatctcggtaatgcttaccagtcactgggtgactatcaaaaagccatcgagtgtcatgaaaaagatttgaaaattgcaaaagaaatcggtgatcgggccggagaaggaggagcttatggaaatctcggtaatgcttaccagtcactgggtgactatcaaaaagccatcgagtatcatgaaaaagatttgaaaattgcaaaagaaatcggtgatcgggccggagaaggaggagcttatggaaatctcggtaatgcttaccagtcactgggtgactatcaaaaagccatcgattatcatgaaaaagatttgaaaattgcaaaagaaatcggtgatcgggccggagaaggacgagcttatggaaatcttggtaatcCTTACCAGTCAATGGGTGACTAtgaaaaagccatcgagtatcatgaagaacgtttgaaaattgcaaaagaaatagGTGAtagggccggagaaggacgagcttatggaaatctcggcaatgcttaccagtcaatgggtgactatgaaaaagccatcgagtatcatgaagaacgtttgaaaattgcaaaagaaatagGTGAtagggccggagaaggacgagcttatggaaatctcggcaatgcttaccagtcactgggtgactatcaaaaagccatcgagtatcatgaaaaacatttgaaaattgcaaaagaaatcagtggTCGGGcaggagaaggacgagcttatggaaatcttggtaatgcttaccagtcactgggtgactatcaaaaagccatcgagtatcatgaaaaagatttgaaaattgcaaaagaaatcggtgatcgggccggagaaggaagagcttatggaaatctcggtaatgcttaccagtcactgggtgactatcaaaaagccatcgagtatcatgaaaaagatttgaaaattgcaaaagaaatcggtgatcgggccggagaaggaagagcttatggaaatctcggcaatgcttaccagtcactgggtgactatcaaaaagccatcgagtatcatgaaaaacgtttgaaaattgcaagagaaatcagtgatcgggccggagaaggaggagcttatggaaatctcggtaatgcttaccagtcactgggtgactatcaaaaagccatcgagtatcatgaaaaagatttcaaaattgcaaaagaaatcagtgatcgggccggagaaggaggagcttatggaaatctcggtaatgcttaccagtcactgggtgactatcaaaaagccatcgagtatcatgaaaaacatttgaaaattgcaaaagaaatccgtgatcgggcaggagaaggacgagcttatggaaatctcggtaatgcttacaagtcactgggtgactatcaaaaagccatcgagtatcatgaaaaagatttgaaaattgcaaaagaaatcgatgatcgggccggagaaggaggagcttatggaaatcttggtaatgcttaccagtcaatGGGTGACTACCAAAAAGcaatcgagtatcatgaaaaacgtttgaaaattgcaaaagaaatcggtgatcgggccggagaaggaagagcttatggaaatctcggtaatgcttacaagtcactgggtgactatcaaaaagccatcgagtatcatgaaaaacatttgaaaattgcaaaagaaatcggtgatcgggccggaagaggaagagcttatggaaatctcggtaatgcttaccagtcactgggtgactatcaaaaagccatcgagtatcatgaaaaacatttcaaaattgcaaaagacatcggtgatcgggccggagaaggacgagcttatggaaatcttggtaatgcttaccagtcactgggtgactatcaaaaagccatcgagtatcatgaaaaacatttcaaaattgcaaaagacatcggtgatcgggccggagaaggacgagcttatggaaatctcggtaatgcttaccagtcaatgggtgactatcaaaaagcaatCGAGTATCacgaaaaacgtttgaaacttgcaaaagaaatcggtgatcgggccggagaaggacgagcttatggaaatctcggcaatgcttaccagtcacttagtgactatcaaaaagccatcgagtatcatgaaaaacatttgaaaattgcaaaagaaatcagtggTCGGGcaggagaaggaggagcttatggaaatctcggtaatgcttaccagtcactgggtgactatcaaaaagccatcgagtatcatgagaaAGATTTGAagattgcaaaagaaatccgtgatcgggccggagaaggaggagcttatggaaatctcggtaatgcttacaagtcactgggtgactatcaaaaagccatcgagtatcatgaaaaacatttgaaaattgcaaaagaaatcggtgatcgggccggagaaggaggagcttatggaaatctcggtaatgcttaccagtcactgggtgactatcaaaaagccatcgagtgtcatgaaaaagatttgaaaattgcaaaagaaatcggtgatcgggccggagaaggaggagcttatggaaatctcggtaatgcttaccagtcactgggtgactatcaaaaagccatcgagtatcatgaaaaagatttgaaaattgcaaaagaaatcggtgatcgggccggagaaggaggagcttatggaaatctcggtaatgcttaccagtcactgggtgactatcaaaaagccatcgattatcatgaaaaagatttgaaaattgcaaaagaaatcggtgatcgggccggagaaggaggagcatatggaaatctcggtaatgcttaccagacaatgggtgactatcaaaaagccatcgagtatcatgaaaaacgtttgaaaattgcaaaagaaatcggtgatcgggccggagaaggacgagcttatggaaatcttggtaatgcttaccagtcaatgggtgactatgaaaaagccatcgagtatcatgaagaacgtttgaaaattgcaaaagaaataggtgatcgggccggagaaggacgagcttatggaaatctcggcaatgcttaccagtcactgggtgactatcaaaaagccatcgagtatcatgaaaaacatttgaaaattggaaaagaaaTCAGTGGTCGGGcaggagaaggacgagcttatggaaatcttggtaatgcttaccagtcactgggtgactatcaaaaagccatcgagtatcatgaaaaagatttgaaaattgcaaaagaaattggtgatcgggccggagaaggtcgagcttatggaaatctcggtaatgcttacaagtcactgggtgactatcaaaaagccatcgagtatcatgaaaaagatttgaaaattgcaaaagaaatcggtgatcgggccggagaaggaggagcttatggaaatctcggtaatgcttaccagtcactgggtgactatcaaaaagccatcgagtgtcatgaaaaagatttgaaaattgcaaaagaaatcggtgatcgggccggagaaggaggagcttatggaaatctcggtaatgcttaccagtcactgggtgactatcaaaaagccatcgagtatcatgaaaaacatttgaaaattgcaaaagaaatcggtgatcgggccggagaaggacgagcttatggaaatcttggtaatgcttaccagtcaatgggtgactatcaaaaagccatcgagtatcatgaaaaacgtttgaaaattgcaaaagaaatcggtgatcgggccggagaaggtcgagcttatggaaatctcggtaatgcttacaagtcactgggtgactatcaaaaagccatcgagtatcacgaaaaacatttgaaaattgcaaaagtaatccgtgatcgggccggagaaggaggagcttatggaaatctcggtaatgcttaccagtcactgggtgactatcaaaaagccatcgagtatcatgaaaaacatttcaaaattgcaaaagacatcggtgatcgggccggagaaggaggagcttatggaaatatTGGTAATGCTTatcagtcactgggtgactatcaaaaagccatcgagtatcatgaaaaacgtttgaaaactgcaaaagaaatcggtgatcgggccggagaaggacgagcttatggaaatctcggtaatgcttaccagccactgggtgactatcaaaaagccatcgagtatcatgaaaaagatttgaaaattgcaaaagaaatcggtgatcgggacGGAGAAGGAATTGCTTTTCACAACATTGGAATTGGATTCTTTTCTCTTGGACATTTTGGAAACGCGGCAGATAATTTTGGTTCCGCTGTGGACGCCTTTAATGGTGTGAGAGCTTGCTTGAAGTCTAAAGATGACTGGAAAACAAACTTTCGTGAGCTGTACGAGACGACGAACACGTTCTTATGGAAGTCGTTGCTAAGACTTGAAAAGTTGGATGAGGCTTTGTTTGCGGCTGAAAGGGGACGAGCGCAGACTTTGACTGATAATTTGCTGATTCAATATAAACTCCCTGCATCCAAGCTAGCTGCTACAATTCACCTCAAAGAGATAGTATCTCGCTTCTTCACAGAGCTTTCTTCACCAACACTTTTCCTAGCAATTGAAGCACTAACGATCAATATCTGGCTTCTAAGGAGGGGAAAGAAAGTTACATTTCGGAAAGGGAAGCTGGAGGGTGATAGAACAGACAAATTTCCTGTGCGGGCGTTACTGCAATCATGTCTAGAAAAAATAGGAACTGATGTTCGTGTAAGATGTGAAGATCGTTCATTTGATGAACTCACCCGTGATTGCCCGTTTAGCAGAGAAGTGTGCGAAGAAGTGAAGAAGTCATTTCAGTCTTTAGACAATCCTTTTAAGGTATTTTATGATGGAATTATTGGCCCAATTGTTGACATGCTTGGACCTCAAGACGACGAGATGGTCATTGTTCCTGATGGTGCACTGTGCTTTACTCCATGGGCCGCAGTTAATGAATCGATTAGGATTCGCACTGTTCCATCTcttacaagttatcaattgatcttaaATGTACCCGAAGGCCATCACAAGAAAACAGGGGCGCTCTTGGTCGGAAATCCTtgcttgaaagatttgaaggGAGTCTGGCACGACTTACCATGTGCTCAAAAGGAAGTAGAATCAattgcatcaattctcaaCACGACACCTCTAGTCGGGagacaggcaacaaaagctgaagtgatgaaacagatgtcgtcagttggtttaattcatattgctgcCCACGGAAACGAACTCACTGGAGAAATTGCCTTGTCCCCAAACCCCGGATGGACTTCACAATTCCCTCAGGAAgaagatttcattttaaagatgTCCGATGTGCAGGTTGCCAATATTCGAGCTCGCCTTGTGGTCttaagttgctgtcacagtggacgaggcagaATGTTGAAGGGCGAAggtgtggtcggtatcgcacgtgccttcttggcagctggtgctcgttctgtgttggtggcCCTGTGGGCAATAGATGACGAAGCGACCATGGtattcatgaaaagtttctaccaacacctgaaggaaggaaaaaccgcCAGTGTTGCTGTTCACCAATCGATAAAATGCCTTCGGGAATCTAAGGAGTTTTCTGAGATGAGACactgggctccattccaacttatcggagatgacGTGAAGATTGAGTTCAAGGTGGATGATGAtgtcaaagaatga